Proteins co-encoded in one Streptomyces diastaticus subsp. diastaticus genomic window:
- a CDS encoding acyl-CoA dehydrogenase family protein, with amino-acid sequence MSASTRRAPLDPVDPLGLEALLGEEDRAVRDTVRQYCDDRIAPHIGDWFERGEIPDLPGLARDFGAMGLLGMHLDGYGCAGTSALAYGVACRELEACDSGLRSFVSVQGSLAMYALHRFGSEEQKQEWLPRMAAGEAIGCFGLTEPDHGSDPASMRTRARRDGRDWVLDGRKMWITNGSVAAVAVVWAQTDDGIRGFAVPTDTPGFSTPVIRRKMSLRASVTSELVLDGVRLPAAAELPGARGVSAPLTCLNEARYGIVWGALGAARSAWQAAADYAGQREQFGKPIAAFQLTQQKLVDMALELHKGTLTALHLARLKDSEAGVRPAQISFGKLNNVREAIEICRTARTVLGANGISLEYPVIRHMNNLESVLTYEGTTEMHTLSLGQALTGHAAFR; translated from the coding sequence ATGTCCGCCAGCACCCGCCGTGCTCCGCTCGACCCCGTCGACCCGCTCGGCCTCGAAGCGCTCCTCGGCGAGGAGGACCGGGCCGTCCGTGACACCGTCCGCCAGTACTGCGACGACAGGATCGCCCCGCACATCGGCGACTGGTTCGAGCGCGGCGAGATCCCTGATCTGCCCGGGCTCGCCCGCGACTTCGGGGCGATGGGCCTGCTCGGCATGCACCTCGACGGCTACGGCTGCGCCGGGACCAGCGCGCTGGCCTACGGTGTCGCCTGCCGCGAACTGGAGGCCTGCGACTCGGGCCTGCGCTCCTTCGTCTCCGTGCAGGGTTCCCTCGCCATGTACGCCCTGCACCGCTTCGGCTCCGAGGAGCAGAAGCAGGAGTGGCTGCCGAGGATGGCCGCGGGCGAGGCCATCGGCTGCTTCGGCCTGACCGAGCCCGACCACGGCTCCGACCCGGCCTCGATGCGCACCCGGGCCCGGCGCGACGGCCGCGACTGGGTCCTGGACGGCCGCAAGATGTGGATCACCAACGGCTCGGTGGCGGCCGTCGCCGTCGTCTGGGCCCAGACCGACGACGGCATCCGGGGCTTCGCCGTCCCCACCGACACCCCCGGCTTCTCCACCCCCGTGATCCGGCGGAAGATGTCCCTGCGCGCCAGTGTCACCAGCGAACTCGTCCTGGACGGCGTCCGCCTTCCCGCCGCCGCCGAACTTCCCGGCGCCCGCGGTGTGTCCGCGCCCCTGACCTGTCTCAACGAGGCCCGCTACGGCATCGTCTGGGGGGCGCTGGGCGCCGCCCGCTCCGCCTGGCAGGCCGCCGCCGACTACGCCGGGCAGCGCGAGCAGTTCGGCAAGCCCATCGCCGCTTTCCAGCTCACCCAGCAGAAGCTGGTCGACATGGCCCTCGAACTCCACAAGGGCACCCTCACCGCCCTTCACCTCGCCCGTCTCAAGGACAGCGAGGCCGGGGTGCGCCCCGCCCAGATCAGCTTCGGGAAGCTCAACAACGTCCGCGAGGCCATCGAGATCTGCCGCACCGCCCGCACCGTCCTCGGCGCCAACGGCATCTCCCTGGAGTACCCGGTGATCCGCCACATGAACAACCTGGAGTCCGTCCTCACCTACGAGGGCACCACCGAGATGCACACCCTCTCTCTGGGCCAGGCCCTCACTGGCCACGCCGCTTTCCGCTGA
- a CDS encoding N-acetylmuramoyl-L-alanine amidase — protein sequence MAAAAVVPAALAGWLLWQALGAGGDDGEDGRGTAAPSVSAPASPSGEPSPEPDEEASAEPSGKPSSGTESSRKPASGPLAGRTVVVDPGHNPGNRNHPAEINRQVDVGTHRKECDTTGTSTNDGYAEAEFTLDVAHRLRDVLEERGATVKLTQDGDRPFGPCVDERARIGNEAKADAVVSVHADGSTAAGHRGFHVILPAAVHGGGADTRPIVTASRRLGERIAGKLVEHTGSAPSNYIGGGTGLDVRDDLGGLNLSRVPKVFVECGNMRDPQDAALLKDEDWRQKAARGMADGITLHLRG from the coding sequence GTGGCCGCGGCGGCCGTGGTGCCCGCCGCGCTGGCCGGCTGGCTGCTGTGGCAGGCGCTGGGCGCCGGCGGGGACGACGGTGAGGACGGGCGGGGCACGGCCGCGCCCTCGGTGAGCGCGCCCGCCTCGCCCTCCGGGGAGCCGTCGCCGGAACCGGACGAGGAGGCGTCGGCGGAACCGTCCGGGAAGCCCTCCTCCGGCACCGAGTCCTCCCGGAAGCCGGCCTCGGGCCCGCTGGCGGGCAGGACCGTGGTGGTCGACCCGGGCCACAACCCGGGGAACCGGAACCACCCGGCCGAGATCAACCGGCAGGTCGACGTGGGGACGCACCGCAAGGAGTGCGACACCACCGGGACCTCCACCAACGACGGGTACGCGGAGGCGGAGTTCACCCTCGACGTGGCGCACCGGCTGCGCGATGTGCTCGAAGAGCGGGGCGCCACCGTCAAGTTGACCCAGGACGGCGACCGGCCGTTCGGCCCGTGCGTCGACGAGCGGGCCCGGATCGGCAACGAGGCGAAGGCCGACGCCGTCGTCTCCGTGCACGCCGACGGCTCCACCGCCGCGGGCCACCGGGGCTTCCACGTGATCCTTCCGGCCGCCGTGCACGGTGGTGGCGCCGACACCCGGCCGATCGTCACCGCCTCCCGGCGCCTCGGTGAGCGCATCGCGGGCAAGCTGGTGGAGCACACCGGTTCCGCGCCCTCCAACTACATCGGCGGCGGCACCGGACTCGACGTCCGCGACGACCTCGGCGGACTCAACCTCTCCAGGGTCCCCAAGGTCTTCGTGGAGTGCGGCAACATGCGCGACCCCCAGGACGCCGCTCTGCTGAAGGACGAGGACTGGCGTCAGAAGGCGGCCCGCGGGATGGCCGACGGCATCACCCTCCACCTGCGCGGGTAG
- a CDS encoding prenyltransferase/squalene oxidase repeat-containing protein: MTVRRSALALTALTALTAASAAFAPAAVAEDSPAPSVKKLPSGLYGDSDPAYDGVYRQSLALLAQHTAGVEPAAKAVDWLTGQQCEDGSFAPFRADPSSDCDAKTQVDTNQTATAVQALAALGGHDEAVGKAVDWLKAAQNDDGGWGYVPGGDTDTNSTSLVVGALAATGTKADTVTSKKDKTPEDALLGLSLKCADGGAFAFQPEKNGDLTANEDATAAGVLGGLGSSLVVTEGESAAQTACEKPADARAAAANGAAHLADVLKKDGHLTSAMPGAEDQPDTGNTADAVTALHAAGLTDAAKKPLAWLEKNGPAWAKQSGPSAWAQLVLTAHATGTDPRSFGGTDLVAGLNATGPAPKSAEDTPSAEDSAKQAADEDGPQISVWWIVGVGLLVGAGVGLMISLRNKSGRK, encoded by the coding sequence ATGACCGTCCGTCGCAGCGCCCTGGCGCTCACCGCGCTGACCGCACTGACGGCGGCGTCGGCCGCCTTCGCTCCGGCCGCCGTCGCCGAGGACTCCCCCGCCCCGTCCGTCAAGAAGCTGCCCTCGGGCCTGTACGGCGACAGCGACCCGGCCTACGACGGCGTCTACCGCCAGTCCCTCGCGCTGCTCGCGCAGCACACCGCCGGGGTCGAGCCGGCCGCGAAGGCCGTCGACTGGCTGACCGGCCAGCAGTGTGAGGACGGTTCCTTCGCCCCGTTCCGCGCCGACCCGTCGTCCGACTGCGACGCGAAGACGCAGGTCGACACCAACCAGACGGCCACCGCCGTGCAGGCGCTCGCCGCGCTCGGCGGCCACGACGAGGCGGTCGGCAAGGCCGTCGACTGGCTGAAGGCGGCGCAGAACGACGACGGCGGCTGGGGGTACGTGCCCGGCGGCGACACCGACACCAACTCGACCTCGCTGGTGGTCGGCGCCCTCGCCGCCACCGGCACGAAGGCCGACACGGTCACCTCGAAGAAGGACAAGACCCCCGAGGACGCCCTGCTCGGCCTCAGCCTGAAGTGCGCCGACGGCGGGGCCTTCGCCTTCCAGCCGGAGAAGAACGGCGACCTCACCGCCAACGAGGACGCCACCGCCGCCGGAGTCCTCGGCGGCCTCGGCTCCTCCCTCGTCGTCACGGAGGGCGAGTCCGCCGCGCAGACCGCTTGCGAGAAGCCGGCCGACGCCCGCGCGGCCGCCGCCAACGGCGCCGCCCACCTCGCCGACGTCCTCAAGAAGGACGGCCACCTGACCTCCGCCATGCCGGGCGCCGAGGACCAGCCCGACACCGGCAACACCGCCGACGCGGTGACCGCGCTCCACGCGGCCGGGCTGACCGACGCCGCGAAGAAGCCGCTGGCCTGGCTGGAGAAGAACGGCCCGGCCTGGGCGAAGCAGTCCGGCCCGTCCGCCTGGGCCCAGCTCGTCCTGACCGCCCACGCCACCGGCACCGACCCTCGCTCCTTCGGCGGAACCGACCTGGTCGCCGGGTTGAACGCCACCGGCCCCGCGCCGAAGTCCGCGGAGGACACGCCCAGTGCCGAGGACTCCGCGAAGCAGGCGGCGGACGAGGACGGCCCGCAGATCAGCGTCTGGTGGATCGTCGGGGTCGGCCTGCTCGTCGGCGCGGGCGTCGGCCTGATGATCAGCCTGCGCAACAAGTCCGGCCGCAAGTGA
- a CDS encoding glycosyltransferase family 4 protein, translating to MTAEAMEADPARQEPAPEPASGDRSADEGRPLRIALLTYKGDPFCGGQGVYVRHLSRELARLGHHVEVIGAQPYPVLDEGVELTELASLDLYRQPDPFRTPGRGEYRDWVDALEVATMWTGGFPEPLTFSLRARRHLAALAGRFDVIHDNQTLGYGLLGGARALGAPLVTTVHHPITVDRQLELAAAGSFTRRLSVRRWYGFTRMQKRVARKLPSVLTVSGTSRQEIVGHFGVRPERVHVVHIGADTDLFSPDPSVAEVPGRIVTTSSADVPLKGLVHLVEALAKLRTENPDAHLVVVGRPAEDGPVAQAIERFGLTGAIEFVKGISDTELVDLIRSAEIACVPSLYEGFSLPAAEAMATGTPLVATTGGAIPEVAGADGDTCLAVPPGDAGALATALGRLLADPGLRRRLGTAGRARVLAKFTWRQAALGTVAHYRQAIAGSPGRPAAPATTARPDRESRSTC from the coding sequence GTGACCGCTGAGGCCATGGAGGCGGACCCCGCGCGACAGGAACCCGCCCCGGAACCGGCCTCGGGCGATCGATCCGCGGACGAGGGCCGGCCCCTGCGCATCGCCCTCCTCACCTACAAGGGCGACCCCTTCTGCGGCGGTCAGGGTGTCTACGTCCGCCACCTCTCCCGCGAACTGGCCCGCCTCGGCCACCACGTCGAGGTCATCGGTGCCCAGCCCTACCCCGTCCTCGACGAGGGTGTCGAGCTGACCGAGCTGGCCAGCCTCGACCTCTACCGCCAGCCCGACCCGTTCCGCACCCCGGGCCGTGGCGAGTACCGCGACTGGGTGGACGCGCTGGAGGTCGCCACCATGTGGACCGGCGGCTTCCCCGAGCCGCTCACCTTCAGCCTGCGCGCCCGCCGTCACCTCGCGGCCCTCGCCGGGCGGTTCGACGTGATCCACGACAACCAGACGCTCGGCTACGGCCTGCTCGGCGGTGCCCGCGCGCTCGGCGCCCCGCTCGTCACCACCGTGCACCACCCCATCACCGTCGACCGGCAGCTGGAGCTGGCCGCCGCCGGCTCCTTCACGCGCCGCCTCTCGGTCCGCCGCTGGTACGGCTTCACGCGGATGCAGAAACGTGTCGCCCGGAAGCTGCCCTCGGTGCTCACCGTCTCCGGTACCTCCCGTCAGGAGATCGTCGGCCATTTCGGCGTCCGCCCCGAGCGGGTCCACGTCGTCCACATCGGTGCCGACACCGACCTCTTCTCGCCCGACCCGTCCGTCGCCGAGGTGCCCGGCAGGATCGTCACCACCTCCAGCGCCGACGTGCCGCTCAAGGGCCTCGTCCACCTGGTGGAGGCGCTCGCCAAACTCCGCACCGAGAACCCCGACGCCCACCTGGTCGTCGTCGGACGCCCCGCCGAGGACGGGCCCGTCGCCCAGGCCATCGAGCGGTTCGGCCTGACCGGCGCCATCGAGTTCGTCAAGGGCATCAGCGACACCGAACTGGTCGACCTGATCCGCTCCGCCGAGATCGCCTGCGTCCCCTCCCTCTACGAGGGGTTCTCGCTGCCCGCCGCCGAGGCCATGGCCACCGGCACCCCGCTGGTCGCCACCACCGGCGGCGCCATCCCCGAGGTCGCCGGGGCCGACGGCGACACCTGCCTCGCCGTGCCGCCCGGCGACGCCGGAGCCCTCGCCACCGCCCTCGGCAGGCTCCTCGCCGACCCCGGGCTGCGCCGCCGCCTCGGCACCGCGGGCCGCGCCCGCGTCCTCGCCAAGTTCACCTGGCGCCAGGCCGCCCTCGGCACGGTCGCCCACTACCGCCAGGCCATCGCCGGGAGCCCGGGCCGCCCCGCCGCCCCGGCCACCACCGCCCGACCCGACCGCGAAAGCAGGTCCACGTGCTGA
- a CDS encoding SCO2322 family protein, whose translation MTPGLAASRPARRTLRAGFALLLGLLAAVLLAAPAQAAGYRYWSFWEREGSTWSYATQGPAQLRPDDGSVQGFRFAVSAEADDSAAPRSKAAFAKICEDTDERAGRKRIALVLDFGTAADAPGGERPPKPRTACASVEEDASTADALAAVAPPLRYDSSAMLCAIDGYPAAGCGEQVPGAGKPSAEASSDASPGTEEADSGSAPGGGGPSAGLLVGGGAVAVLGVAAFWQSRRRRG comes from the coding sequence GTGACCCCCGGCCTCGCCGCGTCCCGCCCCGCCCGCCGCACCCTGCGGGCGGGGTTCGCGCTGCTCCTCGGCCTGCTGGCGGCCGTGCTCCTGGCGGCACCCGCGCAGGCCGCCGGGTACCGGTACTGGTCGTTCTGGGAGCGCGAGGGCTCCACGTGGAGCTACGCCACCCAGGGACCGGCCCAGCTCCGCCCGGACGACGGCTCGGTGCAAGGGTTCCGGTTCGCGGTGAGCGCGGAGGCGGACGACTCCGCCGCGCCCCGCTCGAAGGCGGCCTTCGCCAAGATCTGCGAGGACACCGACGAGCGCGCGGGGCGCAAGCGGATCGCGCTCGTCCTCGACTTCGGCACCGCTGCCGACGCCCCCGGGGGCGAGCGCCCGCCGAAGCCCCGTACCGCCTGTGCCAGCGTGGAGGAGGACGCCAGTACCGCCGACGCGCTGGCGGCCGTCGCCCCGCCGCTGCGGTACGACTCCTCGGCGATGCTCTGCGCCATCGACGGCTACCCGGCGGCCGGGTGCGGCGAGCAGGTCCCGGGGGCGGGCAAGCCGTCCGCCGAGGCGTCCTCCGACGCCTCCCCCGGAACCGAGGAGGCGGACTCCGGTTCCGCTCCGGGTGGGGGCGGTCCTTCGGCCGGGCTCCTCGTCGGGGGCGGTGCGGTGGCCGTGCTGGGCGTGGCGGCCTTCTGGCAGTCCCGCCGCCGGCGCGGCTGA
- a CDS encoding class I SAM-dependent methyltransferase, translated as MEQQAAAVPAAPVLAAFENAKGFMPVDEGLALYDAAVRAAGLGLPLLEVGTYCGRSTVLLADAARRAGVLALTVDHHRGSEEQQPGWEYHDPKVVDPVVGRMDTLPTFRRTLHAAGLEEHVVALVGRSPQVAAVWQGPLGLVFVDGGHTDEHASGDYEGWAPKVADGGLLVIHDVFPDPADGGQAPYRIFLRALESGLFTEVSVTGSLRVLRKSAPDAGRR; from the coding sequence ATGGAACAGCAGGCCGCCGCCGTCCCCGCCGCCCCGGTCCTCGCGGCGTTCGAGAACGCCAAGGGCTTCATGCCCGTCGACGAGGGGCTGGCGCTGTACGACGCGGCCGTACGGGCGGCCGGGCTGGGGCTTCCGCTGCTGGAGGTCGGCACGTACTGCGGGCGTTCCACGGTGCTGCTGGCCGACGCGGCCCGGCGGGCGGGCGTCCTCGCGCTCACCGTCGACCACCACCGGGGCAGCGAGGAGCAGCAGCCCGGCTGGGAGTACCACGACCCCAAGGTGGTCGACCCGGTGGTCGGCCGGATGGACACCCTGCCGACCTTCCGCAGGACGCTGCACGCGGCGGGTCTGGAGGAGCACGTGGTGGCGCTGGTCGGCCGGTCCCCGCAGGTGGCGGCGGTGTGGCAGGGCCCGCTCGGCCTGGTCTTCGTCGACGGCGGCCACACCGACGAGCACGCGAGCGGCGACTACGAGGGCTGGGCGCCGAAGGTGGCGGACGGGGGCCTGCTGGTGATCCACGACGTCTTCCCCGACCCGGCCGACGGCGGCCAGGCCCCGTACCGGATCTTTCTGCGGGCGCTGGAGTCGGGCCTGTTCACGGAGGTCTCGGTGACAGGTTCGCTGCGAGTGCTCCGCAAGTCCGCGCCGGACGCCGGGCGCCGATAG
- a CDS encoding class I SAM-dependent methyltransferase encodes MLTVDFTRFPLAAGDRVLDLGCGAGRHAFECYRRGAQVVALDQNAEEIREVATWFAAMKEAGEAPAGATATAMEGDALNLPFPDESFDVVIISEVMEHIPDDKGVLAEMVRVLKPGGRIAVTVPRYGPEKICWALSDEYHEVEGGHIRIYKADELIAKMRGAGLKPYGTHHAHALHSPYWWLKCAFGVDNDKALPVRAYHKLLVWDIMKKPALTRVAEQLLNPVVGKSFVAYATKPHTPTAAAK; translated from the coding sequence GTGCTGACCGTCGACTTCACCCGCTTCCCGCTCGCCGCAGGCGACCGCGTGCTCGATCTGGGCTGCGGCGCGGGCCGCCACGCCTTCGAGTGCTACCGGCGCGGCGCGCAGGTGGTCGCGCTGGACCAGAACGCCGAGGAGATCCGCGAGGTCGCCACCTGGTTCGCGGCGATGAAGGAGGCCGGTGAGGCCCCCGCCGGAGCCACCGCCACCGCGATGGAGGGCGACGCCCTCAACCTGCCCTTCCCCGACGAGTCCTTCGACGTCGTCATCATCTCCGAGGTGATGGAGCACATCCCCGACGACAAGGGCGTCCTCGCCGAGATGGTCCGCGTGCTCAAGCCCGGCGGCCGCATCGCCGTCACCGTGCCCCGCTACGGACCCGAGAAGATCTGCTGGGCTCTCTCGGACGAGTACCACGAGGTCGAGGGCGGCCACATCCGCATCTACAAGGCCGACGAACTGATCGCCAAGATGCGCGGCGCGGGCCTCAAGCCCTACGGCACCCACCACGCGCACGCCCTGCACAGCCCCTACTGGTGGCTCAAGTGCGCCTTCGGCGTCGACAACGACAAGGCGCTGCCGGTGCGGGCGTACCACAAGCTGCTGGTCTGGGACATCATGAAGAAGCCCGCCCTGACGCGGGTCGCCGAGCAACTGCTCAACCCGGTCGTCGGCAAGAGCTTCGTCGCCTACGCCACCAAGCCGCACACCCCGACGGCGGCCGCCAAGTGA
- a CDS encoding MFS transporter, whose amino-acid sequence MPQVPDRTPVPEAPPSPSGGGRGIVAVLAFAGITVAVMQTLLVPVIKDLPVLLGTSVADATWVMTATLLAGAVATPVMGRLGDLYGKKLLLLLCLAVMVGGSVLCALTSDLVPMIVGRALQGFAMGAIPLGIGIMRDVLPAERLPSAMALMSSSIGVGGGLALPAAALIAQHADWHALFVAAAVLGTAAFLLAWRVCPESPVRAEGRFDLPGALGLAVGLVCLLLPVTKGAEWGWSAPSTLGLFGAGALVLAGWGLHQLRSPSPLVDLRTSVRRTVLLTNLASVMLGVAFYAVSLVLPQLVQLPAATGYGLGESMVVAGLCMAPLGLTMMLVSPLYARLSTRYGPRATLLLGMAVIMLGYGGGQALLSAAWQTAVIAAVLGAGIGLAYSSLPALIIGAVDPRETGAANGLNTLMRSVGTSLSSAVIGMVLARTAVPFGGVELPSMTGFRLAFLIATGAVAVGVVVAFFLPARTPGRPEHVPAPLPGEPAAATPGGPYALTGRVRDADGTPVARANVTLLTPGGVQTARTTADEAGAFRLTAPGPGRHLLVASASGHAPHALTVHTDGAGTPEPVELVTGRTRAGAALAP is encoded by the coding sequence TTGCCGCAGGTCCCCGACCGGACTCCCGTCCCTGAGGCCCCGCCCTCCCCTTCCGGCGGCGGCCGGGGGATCGTCGCCGTCCTCGCCTTCGCCGGGATCACGGTGGCGGTGATGCAGACCCTGCTGGTCCCGGTCATCAAGGACCTGCCGGTGCTGCTGGGGACCAGCGTCGCCGACGCGACCTGGGTGATGACCGCGACCCTGCTGGCGGGGGCGGTGGCCACGCCGGTCATGGGGCGGCTCGGTGACCTGTACGGCAAGAAGCTCCTGCTGCTGCTCTGCCTCGCCGTCATGGTGGGCGGGTCGGTGCTCTGCGCGCTCACCTCCGACCTGGTGCCGATGATCGTGGGCCGGGCGCTCCAGGGGTTCGCGATGGGCGCCATCCCGCTGGGCATCGGCATCATGCGGGACGTGCTCCCGGCGGAACGGCTGCCCTCGGCGATGGCGCTGATGAGTTCCTCCATAGGCGTCGGCGGCGGCCTCGCCCTGCCCGCCGCCGCGCTGATCGCCCAGCACGCCGACTGGCACGCCCTGTTCGTCGCCGCCGCCGTCCTCGGCACCGCCGCCTTCCTCCTGGCCTGGCGGGTCTGCCCGGAGAGCCCGGTGCGCGCCGAGGGCCGCTTCGACCTGCCCGGGGCGCTGGGGCTCGCGGTGGGGCTGGTCTGCCTGCTGCTCCCGGTGACCAAGGGCGCCGAGTGGGGCTGGTCGGCCCCGTCGACGCTCGGTCTGTTCGGCGCGGGCGCGCTGGTGCTCGCCGGCTGGGGCCTGCACCAGTTGCGCTCCCCTTCTCCCCTGGTCGACCTGCGCACCAGCGTCCGGCGCACGGTGCTGCTGACCAACCTGGCCTCGGTGATGCTCGGCGTCGCCTTCTACGCCGTCTCGCTGGTCCTGCCCCAACTGGTGCAGCTCCCCGCCGCCACCGGCTACGGCCTGGGCGAGTCGATGGTCGTGGCGGGCCTGTGCATGGCCCCGCTGGGCCTGACGATGATGCTGGTCTCCCCCCTCTACGCCCGCCTCTCCACCCGCTACGGCCCGCGGGCGACGCTGCTGCTGGGCATGGCGGTGATCATGCTCGGCTACGGCGGCGGGCAGGCTCTGCTCTCCGCGGCCTGGCAGACCGCGGTGATCGCGGCGGTCCTCGGCGCGGGGATCGGCCTGGCGTACTCCTCGTTGCCCGCACTGATCATCGGTGCCGTCGACCCCCGCGAGACGGGTGCGGCCAACGGCCTGAACACCCTGATGCGGTCGGTCGGCACTTCCCTGTCCAGCGCCGTCATCGGCATGGTGCTGGCGCGCACGGCCGTCCCGTTCGGCGGGGTGGAACTGCCGTCGATGACCGGGTTCCGGCTGGCGTTCCTGATCGCCACGGGGGCGGTCGCCGTCGGGGTGGTGGTGGCCTTCTTCCTCCCGGCCCGGACCCCGGGCCGGCCCGAGCACGTGCCCGCCCCGCTCCCCGGTGAGCCCGCCGCCGCGACGCCGGGCGGACCCTACGCGCTGACCGGCAGGGTGCGCGATGCCGACGGGACGCCCGTGGCCCGCGCCAACGTCACCCTGCTCACCCCGGGCGGCGTGCAGACCGCCCGGACCACCGCCGACGAGGCGGGCGCCTTCCGGCTGACCGCGCCGGGGCCCGGCCGCCACCTCCTGGTCGCCTCGGCGAGCGGGCACGCCCCGCACGCCCTGACGGTGCACACCGACGGCGCCGGGACACCGGAGCCCGTGGAACTGGTGACGGGCCGGACCAGGGCCGGGGCGGCGCTCGCGCCCTGA
- a CDS encoding prenyltransferase/squalene oxidase repeat-containing protein, whose protein sequence is MTSPRTEHLVLPGVLTEQQARATVAGLLSVQRADGAIPWFRGHHLDPWDHTETAMALDAAGEHEAAARAYDWLARHQLPDGSWYAAYADGVAEEPTDRGRESNFTAYVAVGVWHHYLATGDDAFLDRMWPVVAAAVEHVLALQQPGGQIGWKREADGTAVTDALLTGSSSIHQALRCALAIAEQREEPRPDWERATGLLAHAIRRHPERFLDKDRYSMDWYYPVLGGAVTGEEAKARIDEGWDRFVVPKLGVRCVVPNPWVTGGESCELALTLWVIGESDRALEILQSVQHLRDAASGLYWTGYVFEDDTVWPRELTTWTAGSLLLAVAALGGDEPTCAVFSGARLPAGPAPECC, encoded by the coding sequence GTGACGTCGCCCCGGACGGAGCACCTGGTCCTGCCCGGGGTCCTCACCGAGCAGCAGGCCCGCGCCACCGTCGCCGGCCTGCTCTCCGTGCAGCGCGCCGACGGAGCCATACCGTGGTTCCGCGGGCACCACCTCGACCCGTGGGACCACACCGAGACCGCCATGGCGCTCGACGCCGCCGGCGAGCACGAGGCCGCCGCGCGCGCCTACGACTGGCTGGCCCGCCATCAGCTTCCCGACGGGTCCTGGTACGCCGCGTACGCCGACGGCGTGGCCGAGGAACCCACCGACCGGGGCCGTGAGTCCAACTTCACCGCCTATGTCGCGGTCGGCGTCTGGCACCACTACCTGGCCACCGGCGACGACGCCTTCCTCGACCGGATGTGGCCGGTGGTCGCCGCCGCCGTCGAGCACGTCCTCGCCCTCCAGCAGCCCGGCGGGCAGATCGGCTGGAAGCGCGAGGCCGACGGCACCGCCGTCACCGACGCGCTGCTCACCGGCTCCTCCTCCATCCACCAGGCGCTGCGCTGCGCCCTGGCCATCGCCGAGCAGCGCGAGGAGCCCCGGCCCGACTGGGAACGCGCCACCGGCCTGCTCGCCCACGCGATCCGCCGCCACCCCGAGCGGTTCCTCGACAAGGACCGCTACTCGATGGACTGGTACTACCCCGTCCTCGGCGGCGCCGTCACCGGCGAGGAGGCCAAGGCCCGCATCGACGAGGGCTGGGACCGCTTCGTCGTCCCGAAGCTCGGCGTGCGCTGCGTCGTGCCCAACCCGTGGGTCACCGGCGGCGAGAGCTGCGAACTGGCCCTCACCCTCTGGGTGATCGGCGAGTCCGACCGGGCCCTGGAGATCCTCCAGTCCGTCCAGCACCTGCGCGACGCCGCGAGCGGCCTGTACTGGACCGGGTACGTCTTCGAGGACGACACCGTCTGGCCGCGCGAACTCACCACCTGGACCGCCGGGTCGCTGCTCCTCGCGGTCGCCGCGCTCGGCGGTGACGAGCCGACCTGCGCCGTGTTCTCCGGCGCCCGGCTCCCGGCCGGCCCCGCCCCCGAGTGCTGCTGA